The proteins below come from a single Azospirillum thiophilum genomic window:
- a CDS encoding ABC transporter substrate-binding protein has translation MKHLFAAGLMAASLMTSLPALAQDKLSVMLDWFVNPDHAPLVVAQEKGFFKDAGLDVTLTAPADPNDPPKLVAAGKTDLAVSYQPQLILHVAEGLPLVRVGTLVSTPLNSVVVLRDGPVKTLKDLKGRKIGFSIAGFEDALLGAMLEKHGLSLKDVELVNVNFSLSPSLLSGQVDAVVGAFRNFELNQMEIEKHPGRAFYPEEEGVPPYDELILVAQKGKTDDPRFKRFLSAVERATLYILNHPEEAQAAFVKDRPELNDELNRRAWADTLPRFAHSPAALDAERYTRFAEFLKARGLIKTVAPVDQYAVVVK, from the coding sequence ATGAAGCACCTGTTCGCCGCCGGCCTGATGGCCGCCAGCCTGATGACGTCGCTGCCGGCGCTGGCTCAGGACAAGCTGTCCGTGATGCTGGACTGGTTCGTCAACCCGGACCATGCGCCGCTGGTCGTCGCCCAGGAAAAGGGCTTCTTCAAGGATGCCGGGCTCGACGTGACGCTGACCGCGCCGGCCGATCCCAACGACCCGCCCAAGCTGGTCGCCGCCGGCAAGACCGACCTCGCCGTGTCCTACCAGCCGCAGCTGATCCTGCATGTGGCAGAGGGGCTGCCGCTGGTCCGCGTCGGCACGCTGGTCTCCACGCCGCTGAACTCGGTCGTCGTGCTGCGCGACGGGCCGGTGAAGACGCTGAAGGACCTGAAGGGCCGCAAGATCGGCTTCTCCATCGCCGGATTCGAGGACGCGCTGCTCGGCGCCATGCTGGAGAAGCACGGGCTGAGCCTGAAGGACGTCGAGCTGGTGAACGTCAACTTCTCGCTGTCGCCATCGCTGCTGTCGGGGCAGGTCGACGCGGTGGTCGGCGCCTTCCGGAACTTCGAGCTGAACCAGATGGAGATCGAGAAGCATCCCGGCCGCGCCTTCTATCCCGAGGAGGAGGGCGTCCCGCCCTATGACGAGCTGATCCTGGTCGCGCAGAAGGGCAAGACCGACGATCCGCGCTTCAAGCGCTTCCTGTCGGCGGTGGAGCGGGCGACGCTCTACATCCTCAACCATCCGGAGGAGGCGCAGGCCGCCTTCGTCAAGGACCGGCCGGAGCTGAACGACGAGCTGAACCGCCGCGCCTGGGCCGACACGCTGCCGCGCTTTGCCCATAGCCCGGCCGCCCTGGATGCCGAGCGCTATACCCGCTTCGCCGAGTTCCTCAAGGCACGCGGCCTGATCAAGACGGTGGCCCCGGTCGACCAATATGCGGTCGTGGTGAAGTAA
- a CDS encoding ABC transporter permease, which yields MKALLRAAVTLAVLAAGWQALVWATGLPRYLLPGPLAVADAMRRQAPLLLNHGLTTLAEILIGLVAGVALGTVSALLLARFRTARRWLMPLLLVSQAIPVFALAPLLVLWLGYGMASKIAMAVLVIYFPVTTALFDGLRRTDPGWLDLARTMGASPAAILWTIRLPAALPAFWSGVRVAAAVAPIGAVIGEWVGSSSGLGYLMLHANARMQIDLLFAAVLVLGLFAVTLYAAVDALARRALPWQSDTQPADDAES from the coding sequence ATGAAGGCGCTGCTGCGCGCCGCGGTCACCCTCGCCGTGCTGGCCGCCGGCTGGCAGGCGCTGGTCTGGGCCACCGGCCTGCCGCGCTACCTGCTGCCCGGGCCGCTGGCGGTGGCCGACGCCATGCGACGGCAGGCGCCGCTGCTGCTGAACCACGGGCTGACCACGCTGGCCGAGATCCTGATCGGGCTGGTCGCCGGCGTGGCGTTGGGCACGGTCAGCGCGCTGTTGCTGGCGCGCTTCCGCACCGCCCGGCGCTGGCTGATGCCGCTGCTGCTGGTCAGCCAGGCGATCCCGGTCTTCGCGCTGGCGCCGCTGCTGGTGCTGTGGCTGGGCTACGGCATGGCGTCCAAAATCGCCATGGCGGTGCTGGTCATCTATTTCCCGGTGACGACGGCGCTGTTCGACGGGCTGCGCCGCACCGATCCGGGCTGGCTCGACCTTGCCCGCACCATGGGCGCCTCGCCCGCCGCCATCCTGTGGACCATCCGCCTGCCGGCCGCCCTGCCCGCCTTCTGGTCCGGCGTGCGGGTGGCCGCCGCCGTCGCCCCCATCGGGGCGGTGATCGGCGAATGGGTCGGCTCCTCCTCCGGCCTCGGTTACCTGATGCTGCATGCCAACGCCCGCATGCAGATCGACCTTCTGTTCGCCGCCGTGCTGGTGCTGGGGCTGTTCGCGGTGACGCTCTATGCCGCGGTCGACGCCCTCGCCCGGCGCGCGCTGCCCTGGCAATCCGACACCCAGCCGGCCGATGACGCCGAATCATGA
- a CDS encoding inositol monophosphatase family protein: protein MTGFTLPDIDRVSDLIRSVAQTEIMPYFQRLDASGIREKTGPTDLVTLADEAAERALTPALSALLPGSRVIGEEAASEDERVLDRIHGDDPVWIVDPVDGTINFAQGRPMFAVIVALACKGETLAGWIHDPVDGRMATAVKGQGALLDGRRVHVAPAVPLPQMTGALSTRFCGEEMGRRLEERSSGLGERVCLSSAAQEYLRLLDGRAHYSLYHRLMPWDHAAGVLMHAEAGGHSALIDGTPYRPGLLKGSILLAPDRDSWQALHGQLFG from the coding sequence ATGACGGGCTTCACCCTTCCCGACATCGACCGGGTTTCCGACCTGATCCGATCCGTCGCCCAAACGGAAATCATGCCCTATTTCCAGAGGCTCGACGCGTCCGGCATCCGGGAGAAGACCGGGCCGACCGATCTCGTCACCCTGGCGGACGAGGCTGCGGAACGGGCGCTGACCCCGGCACTGTCGGCACTGCTGCCCGGCAGCCGGGTGATCGGCGAGGAGGCGGCATCGGAGGACGAACGCGTGCTCGACCGCATCCATGGCGACGACCCGGTCTGGATCGTCGACCCGGTGGACGGCACCATCAATTTCGCCCAGGGACGGCCGATGTTCGCGGTGATCGTCGCCCTCGCCTGCAAGGGCGAGACGCTGGCCGGCTGGATTCACGATCCGGTCGACGGGCGGATGGCGACCGCGGTGAAGGGGCAGGGCGCCTTGCTCGACGGACGCCGGGTCCATGTTGCGCCCGCGGTGCCGCTGCCGCAGATGACCGGCGCGCTGTCCACCCGCTTCTGCGGCGAGGAGATGGGGCGGCGGCTGGAGGAGCGCAGCAGCGGGCTGGGCGAGCGTGTCTGCCTGTCGAGCGCCGCGCAGGAGTATCTGCGGCTGCTGGACGGCCGGGCGCACTACTCGCTCTATCACCGGCTGATGCCGTGGGATCATGCGGCCGGCGTGCTGATGCATGCCGAGGCCGGCGGCCATTCGGCACTGATCGACGGGACGCCTTACCGGCCCGGCCTGCTGAAGGGCAGCATCCTGCTGGCGCCCGACCGGGACAGTTGGCAGGCACTGCACGGGCAGCTGTTCGGTTGA
- the hflX gene encoding GTPase HflX, with translation MRPPESRLEEAVGLAQAIELDVVHAECAKVNRPQPSTLLGSGTVEQLAQVVEETEATLVVLDHALSPVQQRNLERALKAKVIDRTGLILEIFGARARTREGMLQVELASLTYQKSRLVRSWTHLERQRGGFGFLGGPGESQLELDRRLIGDRIIKIKKELEEVRRTRGLHRKARAKVPYPVVALVGYTNAGKSTLFNRLANADVFAQNLLFATLDPTMRQVTLPSGRKVILSDTVGFISDLPHGLVAAFRATLEEVDAADIILHVRDIAHIDSEAQKADVHEVLSDMGIDPETDDRVIEVLNKIDALDGESRAAVMAQTGRNPRAVAVSALSGEGIDDLDRLLDQRMNVNRQVVDLSVELGDGAALAWLYDKGEVLERRDDEERAHLHVSLDPADLARFEKRFQPPPDSAAPSSAAH, from the coding sequence ATGCGTCCTCCCGAATCCCGGCTCGAGGAAGCGGTCGGTCTTGCCCAGGCGATCGAGCTGGACGTCGTCCATGCCGAATGCGCCAAGGTGAACCGGCCGCAGCCATCGACCCTGCTCGGTTCCGGCACGGTGGAGCAGCTGGCCCAAGTGGTGGAGGAGACCGAGGCGACGCTGGTCGTCCTCGACCACGCCCTGTCGCCGGTGCAGCAGCGCAACCTGGAACGGGCGCTGAAGGCGAAGGTCATCGACCGCACCGGCCTGATCCTGGAGATCTTCGGCGCCCGCGCCCGCACGCGGGAAGGCATGCTCCAGGTCGAGCTGGCGTCGCTGACTTACCAGAAATCGCGGCTCGTGCGATCCTGGACCCACCTTGAACGCCAGCGTGGCGGCTTCGGCTTCCTCGGCGGCCCCGGCGAATCCCAGCTTGAGCTTGACCGCCGCCTGATCGGCGACCGCATCATCAAGATCAAGAAGGAACTGGAAGAGGTGCGGCGCACCCGCGGCCTGCACCGCAAGGCGCGGGCCAAGGTGCCTTACCCGGTGGTGGCGCTGGTCGGCTATACCAATGCCGGCAAATCGACGCTGTTCAACCGGTTGGCGAACGCCGACGTCTTCGCCCAGAACCTGCTGTTCGCCACGCTCGACCCCACCATGCGGCAGGTGACGCTGCCGTCTGGGCGCAAGGTGATCCTGTCGGACACGGTCGGCTTCATCTCCGATCTGCCGCACGGCCTCGTAGCCGCCTTCCGCGCCACGCTGGAGGAGGTGGACGCCGCCGACATCATCCTGCATGTCCGCGACATCGCCCACATCGACAGCGAGGCCCAGAAGGCCGACGTCCATGAGGTGCTGTCCGACATGGGCATCGACCCGGAAACCGACGACCGGGTGATCGAGGTGCTGAACAAGATCGACGCGCTGGACGGCGAAAGCCGCGCGGCGGTGATGGCCCAGACCGGGCGCAATCCGCGTGCGGTCGCGGTGTCCGCCCTGTCCGGCGAGGGGATCGACGACCTCGACCGCCTGCTGGACCAGCGGATGAACGTCAACCGGCAGGTGGTCGACCTGTCGGTCGAGCTTGGCGACGGTGCGGCGCTCGCCTGGCTCTACGACAAGGGCGAGGTGCTGGAGCGCCGGGACGACGAGGAGCGGGCGCATCTGCACGTCTCCCTCGACCCGGCCGACCTTGCGCGGTTCGAGAAGCGGTTCCAGCCGCCCCCGGACTCCGCGGCGCCCTCCTCGGCGGCGCATTAG
- a CDS encoding acetoin utilization protein AcuC, with amino-acid sequence MSHQRLTGPRRRLVCGGHDGVPPLTTPFRTPLFIGGEIYRGSTYGPKHPLAIPRVSTAIDLSRAMGWLPDQVYLETHVASERELARFHTLDYIAALKRAEAEQRVDEATAARHNLGKLENPVFAEMYRRPAHSSGSALQAARLLGDRPAGLVYAPAAGTHHARRDRASGFCYFNAPVLGILELLDHGLERVLYVDLDAHHGDGVEEAFADDDRVLTVSVHEDGRWPYTGKAEDRAGGLARNLPVPPGFNDSEMVHVMEAAVLPLARAFRPQAMVIQTGADALAEDPLSRLELSNRALWEAVAALLPLAPRVLVVGGGGYNPWSVGRCWAGIWAVMNGIDPAQPPTPEAEAVLRSLTWSRAAGRNPPGHWFTTIADVPRPGPVRDAVKRVAEMALS; translated from the coding sequence TTGAGCCATCAGCGCTTGACCGGGCCGCGGCGCCGCCTAGTTTGTGGCGGACATGACGGAGTCCCTCCCCTGACCACGCCGTTCCGCACCCCGCTGTTCATCGGCGGCGAGATCTATCGCGGCTCGACCTATGGGCCGAAGCACCCGCTGGCGATCCCGCGCGTCTCGACCGCCATCGACCTCAGCCGCGCCATGGGATGGCTGCCGGATCAGGTCTATCTCGAAACCCATGTCGCCAGCGAACGCGAACTGGCGCGCTTCCATACCCTCGACTACATCGCGGCGCTGAAGCGGGCCGAGGCCGAGCAGCGGGTGGACGAGGCGACGGCGGCCCGCCACAATCTCGGCAAGCTGGAAAACCCGGTCTTCGCCGAGATGTACCGGCGGCCGGCCCACAGCAGCGGCTCGGCGCTCCAGGCGGCGCGGCTGCTGGGGGACCGGCCGGCCGGTCTGGTCTATGCCCCGGCCGCCGGCACCCATCATGCGCGCCGCGACCGGGCCAGCGGCTTCTGCTACTTCAACGCGCCGGTTCTCGGAATCCTGGAACTGCTCGACCATGGGCTGGAGCGGGTGTTGTATGTCGATCTCGACGCCCATCACGGCGACGGGGTGGAGGAGGCGTTCGCCGACGACGACCGGGTGTTGACCGTCTCGGTCCACGAGGATGGGCGCTGGCCCTACACCGGCAAGGCGGAGGACCGGGCCGGCGGCTTGGCCCGCAACCTGCCGGTGCCGCCCGGCTTCAACGACAGCGAGATGGTGCATGTGATGGAGGCGGCGGTCCTGCCGCTGGCCCGTGCCTTCCGCCCGCAGGCGATGGTGATCCAGACCGGGGCCGATGCTCTGGCCGAGGATCCGCTGAGCCGGCTGGAGCTGTCCAACCGCGCGCTGTGGGAGGCGGTGGCGGCGCTGCTGCCGCTGGCGCCGCGGGTGCTGGTGGTCGGCGGCGGCGGCTACAATCCCTGGTCGGTCGGGCGCTGCTGGGCCGGGATCTGGGCGGTGATGAACGGCATCGACCCGGCGCAGCCGCCCACGCCGGAGGCGGAGGCGGTGCTGCGGTCATTGACCTGGAGCCGCGCCGCCGGCCGCAATCCGCCCGGCCATTGGTTCACCACCATCGCCGACGTTCCGCGGCCGGGGCCGGTGCGCGACGCGGTGAAGCGAGTGGCGGAGATGGCGCTGTCCTGA
- a CDS encoding MFS transporter, translated as MPLALLALAISAYAIGTTEFVVVGLLPTVASDLDVSLPLAGMVVSVYALGVTFGAPVLTALTGRLRRKPLLLGLMGIFVAGNLLAGVSPNYETLLVARVLSAFAHGVFFSVGSTIAADLVPEDKRASAIAMMFSGLTIAIVTGVPLGTWIGQTYGWRATFLAVSALGVVGGLGVAALVPARLSQPPAAGFGTQLGVLANPRLLLAFAITALGYGGTFVAFTFLAPILETITGFSNSTVSLVLVLYGAAIAVGNVVGGRLANRRPVRALAWLFALQAVVLIVFTFTADAKIPALITLAGMGALAFANVPGLQLYVVQLAERHAPGAVDVASALNIAAFNLGIAVGAFFGGQVVSSPLGLGATPWVGGLFVLGGLALTLASGVLDRRERVAAVAG; from the coding sequence ATGCCTCTCGCACTGCTGGCGCTGGCGATCAGCGCCTATGCGATCGGGACGACGGAGTTCGTCGTCGTCGGTCTTCTGCCCACCGTGGCGAGCGATCTGGATGTCAGCCTGCCGCTGGCGGGGATGGTGGTCAGCGTCTATGCCCTCGGCGTCACCTTTGGCGCCCCGGTGCTGACCGCGCTGACCGGCCGGCTGCGGCGCAAGCCGCTGCTGCTGGGCCTGATGGGTATCTTCGTTGCCGGCAACCTGCTGGCCGGCGTCAGCCCTAATTACGAGACGCTGCTGGTTGCCCGCGTGCTGAGCGCCTTCGCCCATGGCGTCTTCTTCTCGGTCGGCTCAACCATCGCCGCCGATCTGGTGCCGGAGGACAAGCGGGCATCGGCCATCGCCATGATGTTCTCCGGCCTGACCATCGCCATCGTAACCGGCGTACCGCTGGGCACCTGGATCGGCCAGACCTATGGCTGGCGCGCCACCTTCCTGGCGGTTTCGGCACTGGGCGTAGTCGGCGGATTGGGAGTGGCGGCGCTGGTGCCGGCGCGGCTGAGCCAGCCGCCGGCCGCCGGTTTCGGCACACAGCTGGGCGTCCTGGCCAATCCGCGGCTGCTCCTGGCCTTCGCCATCACCGCGCTCGGCTATGGCGGCACCTTCGTCGCCTTCACCTTCCTGGCGCCGATCCTGGAGACGATCACCGGCTTCTCGAATTCGACCGTCAGCCTTGTGCTGGTGCTGTATGGCGCGGCGATCGCGGTCGGCAACGTCGTCGGCGGCAGGTTGGCGAACCGCCGGCCGGTGCGGGCGCTGGCCTGGCTGTTCGCCCTGCAGGCGGTGGTCCTGATTGTCTTCACCTTCACCGCCGATGCCAAGATTCCGGCTTTGATCACGCTGGCCGGCATGGGGGCGCTGGCCTTCGCCAACGTCCCCGGTCTTCAGCTCTACGTCGTCCAACTGGCAGAGCGCCATGCGCCGGGGGCGGTCGACGTCGCCTCCGCCCTCAACATCGCCGCCTTCAACCTGGGCATCGCGGTGGGGGCCTTCTTCGGCGGGCAGGTGGTGTCCTCCCCGCTCGGCCTCGGCGCCACGCCCTGGGTCGGCGGGCTGTTCGTGCTGGGCGGCCTTGCCCTGACCCTGGCGAGCGGTGTGCTGGACCGGCGCGAGCGGGTCGCGGCGGTAGCCGGCTAG
- a CDS encoding universal stress protein: MQIKTILLHMANDDAHAGRLAVAVALAKRFSAHIQALYIATPVSMPAGATGRAASYGFMAEATAIAHENAERIEREVRQALDGLSYDWSVEEGDHVELLTERASYADLVVVAQSAAVRAGERVSLHHIPDRLPLETGTPVLVLPPGLPATAPIGRNALIAWKNSRESACAVRAAMPFLETAESVIVLCVDPPGQRTSEAAALVEWLHRHGITARPQSVIASGGEVGDMILSCCADQGADLLVMGAYGHSRLRELVLGGATRSVLEGLSLPALLSH; this comes from the coding sequence ATGCAGATCAAGACCATCCTGCTGCACATGGCCAACGACGACGCCCACGCCGGCCGCCTTGCCGTCGCCGTGGCGCTGGCCAAGCGCTTTTCCGCGCATATCCAGGCGCTCTACATCGCCACCCCGGTGTCGATGCCGGCGGGCGCCACCGGCCGCGCCGCCTCCTACGGCTTCATGGCGGAGGCCACCGCCATCGCCCATGAGAATGCCGAACGGATCGAGCGGGAAGTGCGCCAGGCGTTGGACGGCCTGTCCTATGATTGGTCGGTCGAGGAGGGCGACCATGTCGAGTTGCTGACGGAACGGGCCTCCTACGCCGATCTGGTCGTGGTGGCGCAATCGGCCGCCGTGCGCGCGGGGGAGCGGGTGTCGCTGCACCACATCCCCGACCGCCTGCCGCTGGAGACCGGCACCCCGGTGCTGGTCCTGCCGCCCGGCCTGCCGGCCACCGCCCCGATCGGCCGCAATGCCCTGATCGCCTGGAAGAACAGCCGCGAATCGGCCTGCGCCGTTCGCGCCGCCATGCCCTTCCTGGAGACGGCCGAGTCCGTCATCGTCCTCTGCGTCGACCCGCCCGGCCAGCGCACCAGCGAAGCGGCGGCCCTCGTCGAGTGGCTGCACCGACACGGCATCACCGCCCGACCGCAATCGGTCATCGCGTCCGGCGGCGAGGTCGGCGACATGATCCTGTCCTGCTGCGCCGACCAGGGCGCCGACCTGCTGGTGATGGGCGCCTACGGCCATTCCCGTCTGCGCGAACTGGTTCTGGGCGGCGCCACCCGCTCCGTGCTGGAAGGGCTGTCACTGCCGGCGCTGCTGTCTCACTGA
- a CDS encoding response regulator, producing the protein MLRIDAVVKPNASQRTRVPGQPLRLIVVEDDGAAADMLAVVVTDLGHTLCGVARTEDEAVELATRERPDLALMDVRLGGGDGIAVARRLNLGHGVRSIYLSGNSDHGTMARITETYPLGVVHKPFSHAQLKVALDLAARRLR; encoded by the coding sequence ATGCTCAGGATCGACGCCGTCGTCAAGCCGAATGCGTCCCAGCGCACCCGTGTGCCAGGACAGCCCCTGCGTCTGATCGTGGTGGAGGATGACGGTGCCGCCGCCGACATGCTGGCGGTCGTGGTGACGGATCTGGGCCATACCCTGTGCGGCGTCGCGCGGACCGAGGATGAAGCGGTCGAACTGGCCACGCGGGAGCGTCCCGACCTTGCGTTGATGGATGTGCGGCTGGGCGGTGGCGACGGCATCGCCGTGGCGCGGCGGTTGAACCTCGGCCATGGCGTCCGCTCCATCTACCTGTCGGGCAACAGCGACCACGGCACCATGGCCCGCATCACCGAGACCTATCCGCTCGGCGTGGTGCACAAGCCTTTTTCGCATGCCCAGCTGAAGGTCGCGCTCGATTTGGCGGCACGCCGCCTGCGCTGA
- a CDS encoding HAD family hydrolase, with the protein MSVPITLPRAVLYDWDNTLVSNWDTVRAALNHALVSFGLDPWTAEEARERIKQSLRDSFPRIFGERWTDARDLFYGYFAEHHLEGLRPLPGAEALLAHFHERGVYQAVVSNKNGKFLRTEAEALGWTRYFSRLVGAQDAEFDKPHPAPVRMALAPGGIEPGPDVWFLGDADIDMECAHGAGLVPVLIGLGEGSGFDRFPPVHRHTDCTALHGVLYGLVDGNGDTISLQTAVETVPARTKPTP; encoded by the coding sequence TTGTCTGTCCCCATCACCCTGCCGCGCGCCGTCCTCTATGATTGGGACAACACCCTGGTCAGCAACTGGGACACCGTGCGCGCGGCGCTGAACCATGCGCTGGTGTCGTTCGGCCTGGATCCCTGGACCGCCGAGGAGGCGAGGGAGCGGATCAAGCAGTCGTTGCGCGACAGCTTCCCGCGCATCTTCGGCGAGCGCTGGACCGACGCACGTGATCTCTTCTACGGCTATTTCGCCGAACACCATCTGGAGGGGCTTCGGCCGCTGCCCGGCGCCGAGGCGCTGCTGGCCCATTTCCACGAGCGCGGCGTCTATCAGGCGGTGGTCTCCAACAAGAACGGCAAGTTCCTGCGGACCGAGGCCGAGGCGCTGGGCTGGACCCGCTATTTCTCCCGTCTGGTCGGCGCGCAGGACGCCGAGTTCGACAAGCCGCACCCGGCCCCGGTGCGGATGGCGCTGGCACCGGGGGGGATCGAACCCGGGCCGGATGTCTGGTTTCTCGGCGACGCCGACATCGACATGGAATGCGCCCATGGCGCCGGTCTCGTTCCGGTGCTAATAGGGCTTGGCGAGGGGAGCGGCTTCGACCGGTTTCCCCCCGTCCATCGCCACACCGACTGTACGGCGCTGCACGGCGTCCTGTATGGCTTGGTTGACGGCAATGGTGATACCATATCCCTTCAAACGGCTGTCGAGACGGTACCTGCGCGCACCAAACCTACACCGTGA
- a CDS encoding ABC transporter ATP-binding protein — protein MTPLSVTIAGARLTYGGTLLFSDLTLELPAGKTTCLLGPSGVGKTTLLRILAGLAEPEPPTAVVTGDRRPLAGRIAYMAQQDLLLPWLTVLDNVLLGDRLRHRRPDAARVERARALLERVGLAGRERDRPAALSGGQRQRVALARTLMEDKPLVLMDEPFSALDAITRLRLQETAAETLAGRTVLMVTHDPLEALRLGDRLHVMTGRPATMGPALEPAGAVPRRVDDPALLALQAELLRRLAE, from the coding sequence ATGACCCCGCTGTCGGTCACCATCGCCGGGGCACGGCTGACCTATGGCGGCACGCTGCTGTTCTCCGACCTGACGCTGGAGTTGCCGGCGGGGAAGACCACCTGCCTGCTGGGGCCGAGCGGCGTCGGCAAGACCACGCTGCTGCGCATCCTCGCCGGGCTGGCCGAGCCGGAGCCGCCCACCGCCGTCGTCACCGGCGACCGCCGGCCGCTGGCCGGCCGCATCGCCTACATGGCGCAGCAGGATCTGCTGCTGCCCTGGCTGACGGTCCTGGACAATGTGCTGCTGGGCGACCGGCTGCGCCACCGCCGACCCGATGCCGCGCGGGTGGAGCGCGCCCGCGCCCTGCTGGAGCGCGTCGGGCTGGCGGGCCGCGAGCGCGACCGGCCCGCCGCCCTGTCCGGTGGCCAGCGGCAGCGCGTGGCGCTCGCCCGCACGCTGATGGAGGACAAGCCGCTGGTCCTGATGGACGAGCCCTTCTCGGCGCTCGACGCCATCACCCGCCTGCGCCTCCAGGAGACGGCGGCGGAGACGCTGGCCGGCCGCACCGTGCTGATGGTCACCCACGACCCGCTGGAGGCGCTGCGGCTCGGCGACCGCCTGCATGTGATGACCGGCCGCCCCGCCACCATGGGGCCGGCGCTGGAGCCTGCCGGCGCGGTCCCGCGCCGCGTCGACGATCCCGCCCTGCTGGCGCTCCAGGCCGAGCTGTTGCGGAGGCTGGCCGAATGA
- a CDS encoding LysR substrate-binding domain-containing protein, which yields MSDPRAWEMRVFLRVASHGSFSAAGRDVGMTPSSTAKLVGRLEERLGVRLVERSTRRLRLTAEGDLYRERAEALLGDMDALDAEIAGGARTPTGPVRINASVPFGHHCLLPLLPEFLRDHPGITLDVTMTDEVVDLYAARVDIAFRAGPLSDSALLAQRLGTVRRRIVASPGYLERKGVPLTAADLETHDCLGFNFRRAAAVWPLKSGGRLVDREVPTRVLANNGETVRHMALLGLGLGRLAEYHVRDDLRDGRLRTVLDGVLVDTEEIHAVYTGRERVPRRVRAFLDFMTPRLRARLAGQGFPDRPVRESAS from the coding sequence ATGAGCGATCCACGCGCCTGGGAAATGCGGGTGTTCCTGCGTGTCGCGAGCCACGGCAGCTTCAGCGCCGCCGGCCGCGACGTCGGGATGACCCCGTCCTCGACCGCCAAGCTGGTCGGCCGGCTGGAGGAGCGGCTGGGGGTGCGTCTGGTCGAACGTTCGACCCGCAGGCTGCGGCTGACCGCGGAGGGGGACCTGTACCGCGAACGGGCCGAAGCCCTGCTGGGGGACATGGATGCGCTGGATGCGGAGATCGCCGGCGGTGCCCGGACCCCGACCGGGCCGGTCCGCATCAACGCCTCGGTTCCCTTCGGCCATCACTGCCTGCTGCCGCTGCTGCCGGAATTCCTGCGCGACCATCCCGGCATCACGCTGGACGTTACCATGACGGACGAGGTGGTGGATCTCTACGCCGCCCGCGTCGACATCGCGTTCCGCGCCGGCCCCTTGAGCGATTCGGCCCTGCTGGCGCAGCGGCTGGGCACGGTGCGCCGGCGGATCGTCGCATCGCCCGGCTATCTGGAGCGCAAGGGCGTGCCGTTGACCGCCGCCGACCTGGAGACGCACGACTGCCTGGGGTTCAATTTCCGCCGTGCCGCCGCGGTCTGGCCGCTGAAGTCCGGCGGCCGGCTGGTCGACCGCGAGGTGCCCACCCGCGTGCTCGCCAACAATGGCGAGACCGTGCGCCACATGGCCCTGCTGGGGCTCGGGCTGGGGCGGCTTGCCGAGTACCATGTCCGCGACGATCTGCGGGACGGGCGGCTGCGGACGGTGCTGGACGGGGTGCTGGTCGATACCGAGGAAATCCACGCGGTCTATACCGGCCGCGAGCGGGTGCCGCGTCGTGTACGCGCCTTCCTGGATTTCATGACCCCGCGCCTGCGCGCCCGGCTGGCGGGGCAAGGCTTTCCAGACCGACCCGTCCGGGAAAGCGCATCCTGA
- a CDS encoding single-stranded DNA-binding protein, with translation MNVWTFTGRLGADGELRTTQSGEKVLGFRVANDVGFGERKTTQWVDCSIWGRRAESLAPHLTKGKSVVVSGEVTLREYEKRDGTRGAGLSVRVAEIDFTGGAREEGGGSFGGGSSSGGYESRGGGSGGGYGGGGNYGGGQSGGGQSGGGRSGGGAPPRHEDLDDEIPF, from the coding sequence ATGAATGTTTGGACGTTTACGGGACGCCTGGGCGCGGACGGCGAATTGCGCACGACCCAGAGCGGCGAGAAGGTGCTGGGTTTCCGCGTCGCCAACGATGTCGGTTTCGGCGAACGCAAGACGACCCAGTGGGTCGATTGCTCGATCTGGGGCCGGCGCGCCGAGTCGCTCGCGCCGCACCTGACCAAGGGCAAGAGCGTCGTCGTGTCGGGCGAAGTCACCCTGCGCGAGTATGAGAAGCGCGACGGCACCCGCGGCGCCGGCCTGTCCGTCCGCGTGGCCGAGATCGACTTCACCGGCGGTGCCCGCGAAGAGGGCGGCGGCAGCTTCGGTGGCGGCAGCAGCAGCGGCGGCTACGAGTCGCGCGGCGGTGGGAGTGGCGGCGGCTACGGCGGCGGCGGCAATTATGGCGGTGGCCAGTCCGGTGGCGGCCAGTCGGGTGGCGGCCGCAGCGGTGGTGGCGCCCCGCCCCGTCACGAGGATCTCGACGACGAGATCCCCTTCTGA
- the hfq gene encoding RNA chaperone Hfq, with product MSEKSQNVQDVFLNHVRKNKTPVTVFLVNGVKLQGIITWFDNFSVLLRRDAHSQLVYKHAISTVMPAHPIQLFEPPKEGESV from the coding sequence ATGTCTGAAAAAAGCCAAAATGTGCAGGACGTGTTTCTGAACCACGTCCGTAAGAACAAGACTCCCGTAACCGTCTTTCTCGTGAACGGCGTGAAACTCCAGGGCATCATCACTTGGTTCGACAACTTCTCGGTACTTCTGCGGCGCGACGCGCATTCCCAGCTCGTCTACAAGCACGCGATCTCGACGGTCATGCCAGCCCATCCCATTCAACTTTTCGAGCCGCCCAAGGAAGGTGAAAGCGTCTGA